TGATGGTGACGGGCGGCAACATCACGGGCATTACCGATCAACTGGAAAAGGAAGGGCTCGTCGCGCGAGACACAGATCCGAACGATCGTCGTTCGACCAGCGTGCGTCTCACGCCGGAAGGCCGCGCGCTGTTCGACCGGATGGCCGTCGCGCACGAGCAATGGGTCGTCGAAATGTTCGGCGGCCTCGATCTCGACGAGAAATCGCGCACGCATCAGAAGCTCGGCAAGCTCAAGCAGCACCTGCTGAACACGATCAAAAGCTGACGCGCGCAATCTGCACACGAGGAAAGAACTATGACCATATCCGCAGCTGAAGCCCTGTTGGCCGGCAATCGCACGACGCTCGCAACATATGAAGCGAAGCACTTCGGCTGGTCCGTCGATGCAGGCGTCGCGACGATCATGCTGAACCGTCCCGAGCGCAAGAACCCGCTGACGTTCGAGTCGTACGCGGAGTTGCGCGATCTGTTCCGTCAGCTTGCTTATGCGACCGACGTGAAGGTCGTCGTGATGCATGGCGCGGGCGAGAACTTCTGCTCGGGCGGCGACGTGCACGACATCATTGCGCCGCTTATCGATCTGCCGATGCCTGAACTGCTGCTCTTCACGCGCATGACGGGCGATCTCGTCAAGGCGATGCGGCATTGTCCGCAGCCGATCATCGCGGCTATCGACGGCGTATGCGCCGGTGCAGGCGCGATCCTCGCGATGGCCTCCGACATGCGCCTCGCCACCGCACGCAGCAAGCTCGCGTTCCTGTTCACGCGCGTCGGTCTCGCGGGCTGCGACATGGGCGCGTGTTCGATCCTGCCGCGCATCATCGGCCAGGGACGCGCCGCCGAACTGCTCTACACGGGGCGCTCGGCAAGCGGCGACGAAGGCTACGCATGGGGCTTCTACAACCGCCTCTGTGCGCCGGAAGCGCTGCTCGACGAAGCATCGAAGCTTGCCGCCGATCTCTCCGCCGGCCCGACATTCGCGCATGGCGTGACGAAGAAGATGCTGCATCAGGAATGGAGCATGAGCATCGACGAAGCGATCGAATCGGAAGCGCAGGCGCAGGCCATCTGCATGACGACGCGCGATTTCGAGCGCGCGTATCGCGCGTTCGCGGCGAAGTCGCGTCCTGTGTTCGAAGGAGACTGATCTTGAAGCATGAAGATCTACACAGCGCTTTGGCCTGGCCGTTCTTCGAAGCGCGTCATCGCGAACTGGCGGGTGGCATCGAAGCATGGGCCGCGCAACATCTCGCGCATGTAAAGCATGACGACACCGACGCGACATGCCGACAACTCGTGCGCGCATTGGGCGAAGCGGGCTGGCTGAAATACGGCGTCGGTGGCACACAATACGGCGGACACGGCGACACGATCGATACGCGCGCCGTGTGTCTGCTGCGAGAAACGCTAGCGAAACACGACGGACTCGCCGACTTCGCGCTTGCGATGCAAGGGCTCGGTTCCGGCGCGATCACGCTCGCAGGCACGCATGAACAGAAGACGCGCTATCTTCCGCGCGTCGCGAAGGGCGAGGCGATTGCCGCGTTCGCATTGTCGGAGCCCGACGCAGGTTCCGACGTTGCAGCGATGGCATTGCAGGCGCGTGCTGAAGGCGATTTCTACGTGTTAGACGGCGACAAGACGTGGATCTCGAACGGCGGCATCGCGGACTTCTACGTCGTGTTTGCAAGAACAGGCGAAGCGCCGGGCTCGCGCGGCATTAGCGCGTTTATTGTCGATGCCGATACGCCAGGGTTGCAGATCGCCGAACGTATCGATGTGATCGCGCCGCATCCGCTCGCGCGCTTGCACTTCGAAAACGCACGCGTGCCGCGCAGCCAGATGCTCGGCGCGCCCGGCGAAGGCTTCAAGATCGCGATGCGCACACTCGACATTTTCCGCACGTCGGTTGCGGCGGCATCGCTTGGCTTTGCGCGGCGCGCGATGCAGGAAGGGCTTGAACGTGCGGCGTCGCGCAAGATGTTTGGTCAGACGCTCGGCGATTTTCAGTTGACGCAGACGAAGCTCGCGCAGATGGCGCTAACCATCGACAGCAGCGCGTTGCTTGTCTATCGCGCCGCATGGCTGCGCGATCAGGGCGAAAGCGTCACGCGCGAAGCCGCGATGGCGAAGTGGCACGCGAGCGAAGGTGCGCAACAGGTGATCGATAGCGCCGTGCAGTTGTGGGGCGGCATGGGCGTGCAAAGCGGCACGACCGTCGAGCGGCTGTATCGCGAGATTCGCGCGCTGCGCATCTATGAAGGTGCGACGGAAGTGCAGCAGTTGATTGTCGGGCGCGATCTGCTGAAAGCGCACGCCACGGAGCGCGCGTCATGAGCGCCACTTTCGACATGCCCGTGCGCATCCGCTTCGCGCATTGCGATCCGGCAGGCATCGTCTACTTTCCGCAGTATCTGGTGATGACGAACATGCTCGTCGAAGAGTGGTTCAACGAGCGCCTTTCAGTTGACTACGCGCACATGATCCAGACGCGCCGCGTCGGTTTGCCTATCGTGAAGCTCGAATGCGAGTTCTCGAAGCCAAGCCGTATGGGCGAAACGGTCACGCTTGCGCTCGGTGTTACGCGTATCGGACGCCGTTCGATCGGCATCGATATCGTCGCCCGTTGTGCAGACGAAGTGCGTTTTCGCGCGACACAGGTGCTCGTCACGA
This genomic interval from Paraburkholderia sabiae contains the following:
- a CDS encoding acyl-CoA thioesterase, with the protein product MSATFDMPVRIRFAHCDPAGIVYFPQYLVMTNMLVEEWFNERLSVDYAHMIQTRRVGLPIVKLECEFSKPSRMGETVTLALGVTRIGRRSIGIDIVARCADEVRFRATQVLVTTSLESGQSIDIPDDIASALAAFAPHAVQSEEQRS
- a CDS encoding enoyl-CoA hydratase family protein, whose amino-acid sequence is MTISAAEALLAGNRTTLATYEAKHFGWSVDAGVATIMLNRPERKNPLTFESYAELRDLFRQLAYATDVKVVVMHGAGENFCSGGDVHDIIAPLIDLPMPELLLFTRMTGDLVKAMRHCPQPIIAAIDGVCAGAGAILAMASDMRLATARSKLAFLFTRVGLAGCDMGACSILPRIIGQGRAAELLYTGRSASGDEGYAWGFYNRLCAPEALLDEASKLAADLSAGPTFAHGVTKKMLHQEWSMSIDEAIESEAQAQAICMTTRDFERAYRAFAAKSRPVFEGD
- a CDS encoding acyl-CoA dehydrogenase family protein; its protein translation is MKHEDLHSALAWPFFEARHRELAGGIEAWAAQHLAHVKHDDTDATCRQLVRALGEAGWLKYGVGGTQYGGHGDTIDTRAVCLLRETLAKHDGLADFALAMQGLGSGAITLAGTHEQKTRYLPRVAKGEAIAAFALSEPDAGSDVAAMALQARAEGDFYVLDGDKTWISNGGIADFYVVFARTGEAPGSRGISAFIVDADTPGLQIAERIDVIAPHPLARLHFENARVPRSQMLGAPGEGFKIAMRTLDIFRTSVAAASLGFARRAMQEGLERAASRKMFGQTLGDFQLTQTKLAQMALTIDSSALLVYRAAWLRDQGESVTREAAMAKWHASEGAQQVIDSAVQLWGGMGVQSGTTVERLYREIRALRIYEGATEVQQLIVGRDLLKAHATERAS